In Levilactobacillus brevis, a single genomic region encodes these proteins:
- a CDS encoding ABC transporter permease, translating to MWKTILRRFLIMIPEVIILSILVFLLAKAMPGDPFTGSINPKADPAQIHHLMKINGLYDPWYQQYWNWVVHLFHGNLGNSYQYQEPVTRLIGGRAANTLWLALFTMILTYVFALPMGVYAGRHEGKLPDTIIRVYTYVTYCIPFFVILVIGIWIFGYVLGWFPTTGSISSDANGWIQTLGSRFYHILLPGLLGALFGTVNIVQYLRSEVIDSKHSDYVRTARSKGVPSKDIYRHHIFRNSLLPIAAFAGYSITGLLNGSIFTETVFSYPGMGLLFVNSISYRDYTVITALVLIYGILNLIGTLLSDIILSIVDPRIRIQ from the coding sequence ATGTGGAAAACAATTCTCCGGCGTTTCTTAATCATGATTCCCGAAGTCATTATTCTAAGTATTCTGGTCTTCCTTCTGGCCAAAGCGATGCCCGGTGATCCCTTCACCGGCTCCATCAACCCCAAGGCGGACCCCGCACAAATTCATCATTTAATGAAAATCAACGGTCTGTATGACCCCTGGTATCAACAGTATTGGAATTGGGTCGTCCACCTGTTCCACGGAAACTTAGGGAACAGTTACCAGTACCAAGAACCCGTTACTCGGTTGATTGGTGGTCGGGCCGCCAACACCCTATGGTTGGCGCTGTTTACCATGATTCTAACCTACGTCTTCGCCCTACCCATGGGAGTCTACGCCGGGCGGCATGAAGGTAAACTCCCCGATACCATCATCCGGGTCTACACCTACGTCACCTACTGTATTCCCTTCTTCGTTATCTTGGTCATCGGCATTTGGATCTTCGGTTACGTGTTGGGTTGGTTCCCTACGACCGGGTCGATTTCCTCGGATGCCAACGGCTGGATACAAACCTTGGGATCGCGCTTCTACCATATTCTCCTACCCGGTTTACTCGGGGCGCTATTCGGGACTGTCAACATCGTCCAGTACCTGCGTTCCGAAGTGATTGACTCCAAGCATTCCGATTACGTACGGACGGCGCGGTCTAAAGGGGTTCCTAGCAAGGATATCTACCGGCATCACATCTTCCGGAATTCCCTGCTCCCCATCGCCGCATTTGCCGGCTACTCCATCACCGGTCTGTTGAACGGGTCAATCTTTACCGAAACGGTCTTCTCCTATCCCGGCATGGGGCTACTCTTCGTGAACTCCATTAGCTATCGGGATTACACCGTTATCACGGCTTTGGTCCTCATCTACGGGATCTTAAACCTGATTGGGACCTTATTATCCGATATTATTTTAAGCATTGTCGATCCACGAATTCGAATCCAGTAA
- a CDS encoding IS256-like element IS1310 family transposase — translation MNELTTEIIAALAQKQDLDEVFRHHLEIAINQLLQTELAEFLGYERYSYAGINTGNNRNGSYERSFDTKYGQLNLTIPRDRNGRFENHTLPAYGRHSDNLETTVIQLYTKGITTAEIAELIENMYGAHYSKATVSNMTKAVNEQVQAFQQRRLASQYAAIFLDATYLPLKRDTVQKEAVHIAIGIRPDGTKEVLNYQVAPTESTGIWTELLGTLIKQGVKDVLLFVADGLVGLDEGLNRHFPKAKRQRCLVHVGRNLINKVRVKDRKAVINDFKQVHWAANREAAELKLNEFANNWHRTYPKLIKDLLKMPNLLTFMDFPPAIRQSLYSTNLIENFNKHLKRTTHRKEQFPTEDSLDRFLVSQFNAYNEKSLKRIHRGFKGLQDTLEASFI, via the coding sequence ATGAATGAACTTACCACAGAAATTATCGCTGCACTAGCCCAAAAACAAGATTTGGACGAAGTTTTTCGTCACCACCTTGAAATCGCCATCAACCAGCTGCTTCAAACTGAATTGGCAGAGTTTTTGGGTTACGAACGCTACTCATACGCTGGGATTAACACTGGTAATAACCGCAACGGCAGTTATGAGCGCTCGTTTGATACGAAGTACGGCCAACTTAACTTAACCATTCCTCGAGATCGCAATGGCCGGTTTGAAAATCATACCTTGCCAGCCTACGGTCGGCACAGTGATAATTTAGAAACAACGGTTATTCAGTTGTATACCAAGGGAATTACCACTGCTGAAATTGCCGAACTCATTGAGAATATGTACGGTGCTCACTACTCCAAAGCCACGGTTTCCAACATGACTAAAGCCGTCAATGAACAGGTTCAAGCTTTCCAGCAACGTCGACTGGCTTCACAATATGCGGCTATCTTCTTAGATGCCACTTACTTGCCGTTAAAGCGGGATACCGTTCAAAAAGAAGCGGTTCATATTGCGATTGGCATTCGTCCAGATGGTACGAAAGAAGTGCTGAACTACCAAGTGGCGCCGACGGAATCAACTGGGATCTGGACTGAATTACTGGGAACCCTGATTAAGCAAGGTGTCAAAGATGTGCTGTTGTTTGTGGCCGATGGGTTAGTTGGTTTGGATGAAGGTTTAAATCGGCATTTTCCCAAAGCTAAACGACAACGTTGCCTGGTTCATGTTGGGCGTAATTTGATAAACAAAGTTCGGGTGAAAGACCGTAAGGCCGTGATCAATGACTTTAAACAAGTTCATTGGGCTGCCAATCGTGAAGCAGCCGAACTGAAACTGAATGAGTTCGCCAACAACTGGCATCGTACCTATCCCAAGTTAATCAAAGATCTGCTTAAAATGCCGAATCTGCTCACTTTCATGGACTTTCCACCAGCCATTCGGCAATCACTCTACTCCACTAACTTGATTGAGAACTTTAACAAGCATCTCAAGCGCACCACCCACCGCAAAGAACAATTTCCAACGGAAGATTCACTGGATCGATTCCTGGTTTCTCAGTTTAATGCTTATAACGAGAAGTCTCTGAAGCGGATCCACCGAGGCTTTAAAGGACTCCAGGACACCTTGGAAGCATCATTTATTTGA
- a CDS encoding GHKL domain-containing protein yields the protein MMDLFQIFDRRFWVNLVLAVTMQWFITLWIGVIRPQNWKLPLKWIGWGLIPAFIGQSWSLLIPPISALTYLVHHRRKSALIFVNATIVIYLVVVLINDVCRQVFIELWGVDFTNGVSGVTARLIFQFAIYMLISVGVSGMRLRPGNLDALDFSHKEQWTVMALLASLALLAEMSSLIIHHLRITHAMLTFALSIELVMVLVIAVSLFAFLQSFFHRQHVRADYQESLLKSRYDRRMSDQVRAIRQFTHNYQQQMLRLGDYLDAEDYDGLAAYYQTLSSRWSTTHHLVGLEADGLQRLGDPPFKSLLFQKMLAAQNRGKEMRLEIPDPVKTLPMDSMELLRMMGVLLDNAIEAPTVDDNLTIYCAILDYPGAVEVSVANAVSKTNPPKINRFMQAGYSTKGENHGLGLSTVQDIINRTENASLQIAIKRGRLYFTVILTKPGR from the coding sequence ATGATGGACTTATTTCAAATATTTGACCGTCGATTTTGGGTCAATCTGGTACTGGCGGTCACCATGCAATGGTTCATCACGTTATGGATTGGGGTGATTCGGCCACAAAACTGGAAGCTACCCCTAAAGTGGATTGGCTGGGGGCTGATTCCCGCCTTTATCGGCCAGTCGTGGAGTCTTCTGATTCCGCCCATCAGTGCGCTGACGTATCTGGTGCATCACCGGCGTAAGTCGGCATTAATCTTCGTGAATGCGACGATTGTTATCTATTTGGTCGTCGTGCTGATTAACGACGTCTGTCGTCAAGTCTTCATCGAACTGTGGGGGGTGGATTTCACCAACGGGGTCTCGGGAGTGACTGCGCGATTGATCTTTCAGTTCGCCATCTACATGTTGATTTCGGTTGGGGTCTCCGGCATGCGGTTGCGCCCGGGGAACTTGGATGCGTTGGACTTTAGTCATAAGGAACAGTGGACGGTCATGGCTTTATTGGCCAGCCTAGCGCTACTGGCGGAAATGTCGTCGCTGATCATTCACCACTTGAGGATTACCCACGCCATGTTGACGTTTGCCTTAAGTATCGAACTGGTGATGGTCCTGGTGATTGCGGTGAGCCTCTTCGCCTTTCTCCAAAGCTTCTTCCATCGGCAGCACGTGCGCGCGGATTATCAGGAGAGTCTGTTGAAGAGCCGCTACGACCGGCGCATGTCCGATCAGGTACGGGCGATTCGACAATTCACCCACAACTATCAACAACAGATGCTACGTCTAGGCGACTACCTCGATGCCGAAGATTACGATGGCTTAGCGGCCTATTATCAAACGCTGAGCTCACGCTGGTCCACGACCCATCATCTGGTGGGGCTGGAAGCGGATGGCCTGCAACGGTTGGGGGATCCCCCGTTCAAGAGCCTACTTTTTCAGAAGATGTTGGCGGCGCAGAACCGAGGCAAGGAAATGCGCTTGGAAATTCCCGATCCGGTTAAAACGCTGCCCATGGATAGTATGGAATTGCTGCGTATGATGGGGGTTTTACTGGATAACGCGATTGAGGCGCCCACAGTGGATGACAACTTGACCATTTACTGTGCAATTCTGGACTATCCGGGTGCCGTGGAGGTGTCTGTGGCTAATGCGGTCTCCAAGACGAATCCGCCGAAGATTAATCGGTTTATGCAAGCGGGGTATTCCACTAAGGGTGAGAACCATGGCTTGGGATTGAGCACGGTTCAGGATATTATTAACCGGACGGAGAATGCATCGCTACAGATTGCGATTAAACGTGGCCGGTTGTACTTTACGGTGATTCTGACCAAACCGGGGAGGTGA
- a CDS encoding universal stress protein, with amino-acid sequence MLQQYKNILVPVDGSKATQPVLEKAIEVAKRNQTHLDILNVLEVNQFSDTYGGAVSGDVIYKLSQDVQDRLESLKQQAINAGVPDVSIHVRFGNPKPVIAREFPADHGSELIVIGSTGLTAVERLMVGSVTNYVSRSAICDVLIVKPELTK; translated from the coding sequence ATGTTACAACAATACAAGAACATTCTGGTTCCCGTTGACGGTTCTAAGGCAACCCAACCAGTTTTAGAAAAAGCAATCGAAGTCGCTAAACGTAACCAAACGCATCTTGATATCTTAAACGTCCTAGAAGTTAACCAATTCAGCGATACTTATGGTGGCGCTGTAAGTGGCGATGTCATTTACAAGCTCTCACAAGACGTTCAAGACCGGCTGGAAAGCTTGAAGCAACAAGCGATTAACGCCGGTGTTCCCGACGTCAGCATTCACGTGCGGTTTGGGAATCCTAAGCCCGTTATCGCCCGAGAATTCCCTGCAGACCACGGTTCCGAGTTAATCGTGATTGGGTCAACCGGACTAACCGCCGTTGAACGCTTAATGGTGGGTTCCGTTACCAACTACGTTAGCCGTTCTGCAATTTGTGACGTGTTGATTGTTAAGCCAGAATTGACTAAATAA
- a CDS encoding RluA family pseudouridine synthase — MHWSYTIPLPLAQAPLPLRQLLSAWRIPKHLIHDLRVSQRVVVNGTYRSMNQPVYGGEVVSLTFVPVDFAEPFPDVAPDSAATVTVLYETADLLVINKTRGSKTHPNQPGERGTTLNHVAAYLGDQQPGPYILSRLDRETTGALLMTKTPAVVPIMVRQIADKQVQRTYLAWVHGDLRGAGTFTAPIGRDPHDRRKRQVNGVQAQPAITHYDVCDHQPHATLVKLWLETGRTHQLRVHLAAAGHPLIGDPLYGPPSQDRLRLHCWRLTFPQPFTINGPLTTVTAPIPANFAMFSAK; from the coding sequence ATGCACTGGTCCTATACCATTCCCCTACCGCTCGCCCAAGCGCCCTTACCTCTGCGTCAACTGCTCAGCGCTTGGCGCATCCCCAAGCATCTGATTCACGACCTGCGCGTTAGCCAACGCGTCGTGGTCAACGGCACCTATCGTTCAATGAACCAACCGGTCTATGGCGGCGAAGTGGTCAGTCTGACCTTCGTGCCGGTTGACTTCGCCGAACCCTTTCCCGATGTGGCACCGGACAGCGCCGCAACCGTGACGGTTCTTTACGAAACAGCTGATCTGCTGGTCATTAACAAGACCCGCGGCAGTAAGACCCATCCCAACCAGCCGGGAGAACGGGGGACCACCCTGAACCACGTGGCGGCCTACCTCGGCGACCAGCAACCCGGTCCCTATATTTTAAGCCGTCTGGACCGGGAGACGACGGGCGCTCTGTTAATGACCAAGACGCCGGCCGTGGTCCCCATTATGGTACGACAGATTGCGGACAAACAGGTGCAGCGGACCTACCTTGCCTGGGTTCACGGCGACCTCCGGGGAGCGGGAACCTTCACTGCCCCTATCGGTCGTGATCCTCACGATCGGCGTAAACGTCAGGTCAACGGGGTCCAAGCTCAGCCCGCCATCACCCACTACGACGTATGCGACCACCAGCCCCATGCCACATTGGTGAAGCTCTGGCTGGAGACTGGACGCACGCATCAGCTACGCGTTCACCTCGCCGCAGCCGGACATCCATTGATCGGTGACCCGCTATATGGCCCACCCAGTCAAGACCGTTTACGGCTTCACTGCTGGCGCTTAACCTTTCCCCAACCATTTACCATCAATGGTCCTTTAACGACGGTGACGGCCCCCATACCGGCAAATTTCGCCATGTTTAGCGCCAAATAA
- a CDS encoding TetR/AcrR family transcriptional regulator, with product MAEKKTRRRGPALTNAILEAAWAQLQEKGYQALTIEGVAAAAATTKTVLYRRWPDKAHLVIAAFARFGGFTGYVVPDTGSLRTDFLALMGQMAAFLDKLQDETFRGLLADRLQHLELDNLLTQANADDPNRGIQKIVQPLLDHAAARGEITHAQWPDRLVNLPGILLINEVITRQALPLAARYEIVDQILLPVFGVTSTR from the coding sequence ATGGCAGAAAAAAAGACTCGGCGACGCGGGCCAGCCCTGACGAACGCGATCCTTGAGGCCGCTTGGGCCCAGCTCCAGGAGAAGGGCTATCAAGCCCTAACCATCGAAGGTGTGGCCGCCGCGGCCGCCACGACTAAAACGGTGTTGTATCGGCGTTGGCCGGACAAAGCTCACCTTGTGATCGCGGCCTTTGCACGGTTTGGTGGATTTACGGGCTACGTGGTCCCGGATACCGGGAGTCTGCGGACGGACTTTCTCGCGTTGATGGGCCAGATGGCGGCCTTTTTGGATAAATTACAGGACGAGACGTTTCGGGGGCTATTGGCAGATCGTCTGCAGCACCTAGAGTTGGATAACTTACTGACCCAAGCCAACGCGGACGACCCAAATCGGGGAATTCAAAAGATTGTCCAACCCCTATTGGATCACGCGGCCGCACGCGGCGAGATTACCCACGCGCAGTGGCCAGATCGGTTGGTCAACCTCCCCGGCATACTCCTGATTAACGAGGTGATTACCCGGCAGGCTTTGCCTCTGGCGGCCCGATATGAGATTGTCGATCAAATCTTATTGCCGGTCTTTGGGGTAACCTCAACGCGGTAA
- a CDS encoding oligopeptide ABC transporter substrate-binding protein, giving the protein MDKKKLALSAMAVLATVSLAACSSKSSSSSKSGTSGASVQLKTAYKNTKATDKTATKNSTLKLAEPNDSPFQGISDPVLSTNSEDTDVFSPGGDQANNTNGLFHTDKNFKIVKGGLANQTINRKAKTVTITLRKNAKWSNGDPVTAKDIEYPYEVIANKKTTSQQYSADFNNIKGMAAYHTGSAKTISGITFPDGQKGRTAVIHLTKVTPAMQYLGNSFIWGTVEPYEYIKNVPIAKLASSKQIRKNPIFTGPYKLDKVVEGESTTWSPNKYYYGKTPKIKHISINVVSSNNIDKAIQSNKYDFTMPYGVLHGTDYKQLKSVKNYQITGQPALSYDYFGFNVGHYDTKTQKNVMDKNSKMANKSLRQAMMYALNLDAISKKFGNGITWRANTLIPPIFQKYWDSSAKGYPLNIKKANKLLTDAGYKKRDGSKWRSDPNGKKLTIYFGAMTGTSAQAAEYQDYLQQWHKVGLNVKFATGKTMEMNSFYSTLQAPKQSKIDVYAAAWGLSSEPTPTQIYGEDATYNMGHFVSKKNTQLMNNMNNSKAWNENYRIKAFKQWQEYMNDQAAVAPDSFSYNWAPVNKRVKGFNMSPANSNFWSGLSLTSSSMK; this is encoded by the coding sequence ATGGATAAGAAAAAGCTCGCCTTGTCCGCCATGGCGGTTCTCGCAACCGTCAGTCTCGCGGCCTGTTCCAGCAAGAGTTCATCCAGTTCCAAGAGCGGTACTAGCGGCGCTTCCGTGCAGTTAAAGACCGCTTATAAGAACACGAAGGCAACCGATAAGACGGCCACGAAGAACAGTACATTGAAGCTGGCCGAACCAAATGATTCGCCATTCCAAGGGATCTCCGATCCCGTTCTGTCGACCAACTCCGAAGATACCGACGTCTTCTCACCTGGTGGTGATCAGGCCAACAACACCAACGGCCTGTTCCACACCGATAAGAACTTCAAGATCGTCAAGGGTGGCCTAGCCAACCAGACGATCAACCGGAAGGCTAAGACCGTCACGATTACGTTACGGAAGAACGCCAAGTGGTCCAACGGTGATCCCGTCACCGCTAAGGACATTGAGTATCCGTACGAAGTCATCGCTAACAAGAAGACGACTTCGCAACAGTACTCCGCCGACTTCAACAACATCAAGGGGATGGCGGCCTACCACACGGGTAGTGCCAAGACTATCTCTGGGATTACCTTCCCGGATGGCCAAAAAGGCCGGACTGCCGTCATTCATTTGACCAAGGTTACACCAGCCATGCAATACCTGGGAAACTCTTTCATCTGGGGCACGGTTGAGCCTTACGAATACATCAAGAACGTCCCAATTGCCAAGTTAGCTTCCTCCAAGCAAATCCGGAAGAACCCTATCTTCACGGGTCCTTACAAGTTGGATAAGGTGGTCGAAGGTGAATCCACCACTTGGTCACCAAACAAGTACTACTACGGCAAGACGCCTAAGATCAAGCACATCTCAATCAACGTGGTTTCTTCCAACAACATCGACAAGGCCATCCAGTCCAACAAGTACGACTTCACGATGCCTTACGGTGTTCTACACGGAACCGACTACAAACAATTGAAGAGTGTTAAGAACTACCAGATTACGGGGCAACCCGCACTGTCTTACGATTACTTTGGCTTCAACGTAGGGCATTACGACACCAAGACCCAAAAGAACGTCATGGACAAGAACAGCAAGATGGCCAACAAGAGCCTGCGTCAAGCCATGATGTACGCCCTGAACCTCGATGCCATCAGCAAGAAGTTCGGTAACGGGATTACTTGGCGGGCCAACACCCTGATCCCACCAATCTTCCAGAAGTACTGGGATTCTTCAGCCAAGGGCTACCCACTGAACATCAAGAAGGCCAACAAGTTGCTGACCGATGCCGGTTACAAGAAGCGTGACGGCAGCAAGTGGCGTTCCGATCCTAACGGCAAGAAGTTAACCATCTACTTCGGGGCGATGACGGGGACTTCAGCTCAAGCCGCCGAATACCAAGACTACCTGCAACAATGGCACAAGGTGGGCTTGAACGTGAAGTTTGCCACGGGTAAGACGATGGAAATGAACAGCTTCTACTCGACGTTACAAGCACCTAAGCAAAGTAAGATTGACGTCTACGCCGCTGCCTGGGGCTTATCATCCGAACCAACCCCTACGCAAATCTACGGTGAAGACGCAACTTACAACATGGGCCACTTCGTTTCCAAGAAGAACACCCAACTGATGAACAACATGAACAACAGCAAGGCCTGGAACGAAAATTACCGGATCAAGGCCTTCAAGCAATGGCAAGAATACATGAATGATCAAGCGGCCGTTGCCCCTGATTCATTCAGCTACAACTGGGCACCCGTTAACAAGCGGGTTAAGGGCTTCAACATGAGTCCAGCCAACAGTAACTTCTGGTCTGGATTGTCCTTAACTTCTTCAAGCATGAAGTAA
- a CDS encoding signal transduction protein, with translation MITVNTVSFGLADFSLVFWFVYFQYYWFPRLHVKKNFLLFCALMGLGFTAIDILNPFTATSKLLGMLPIIVLLVVEIGILAMRNSWQYLPAFIDVSILAYLLIEFVDMTVIAGTIRLTSVTFAASVWGTLTELTIDTVLFTLVAMGILLTRAPMENLIQAMLGRSTEYLFLIFMTVLGLVYILFEYSLQSLADSDHYLIFLAGISGTLVVGLTLSTYMLMQTHLQEEHIQLQTQQQKFREQYTTELNRQLATVRKFSHDYQNMLLGLGGYLEDQDYEGFRQLYIDIRSGWATSNAAELTVDDLSNIPTPGLRYELYHNYLLARESGVQLFVKVPDPLTATVSVLKEMVKLVNQTIPPILPSISHVKPPMITLELAETPTLLRLSLTFPVPADAQVDGKHRVVAEKGVLDFSKLQRSLPQAATSTLQVKLHWGQLIVALPKG, from the coding sequence GTGATTACGGTAAATACGGTGAGTTTTGGACTGGCCGACTTTTCGTTGGTCTTTTGGTTTGTGTACTTTCAATACTATTGGTTTCCGCGACTGCACGTGAAGAAAAATTTCTTGCTCTTCTGTGCGCTCATGGGACTGGGGTTCACGGCGATTGATATTCTCAACCCGTTTACGGCCACCAGCAAGCTGCTGGGGATGCTCCCAATCATTGTGCTATTAGTTGTTGAGATTGGAATACTTGCCATGCGCAATAGCTGGCAATATCTCCCGGCGTTTATTGATGTGTCGATTTTGGCCTACTTGTTGATTGAATTCGTGGACATGACGGTGATTGCCGGAACGATTCGCCTGACGAGTGTCACCTTTGCTGCCAGCGTGTGGGGGACTCTCACGGAACTGACGATTGACACCGTCCTCTTTACCCTGGTGGCAATGGGCATCCTGCTCACGCGGGCACCCATGGAGAACCTGATTCAAGCGATGTTGGGGCGGTCGACGGAGTATTTATTTTTGATTTTTATGACGGTCCTGGGCCTGGTGTACATTCTCTTTGAATACTCGCTTCAGAGTCTGGCCGATTCCGACCACTACCTGATCTTCCTAGCTGGAATTTCAGGGACGCTGGTGGTGGGGCTGACGTTGAGCACCTACATGCTGATGCAGACCCACCTGCAAGAGGAGCACATTCAGCTTCAGACACAGCAACAGAAATTTCGTGAGCAGTACACGACCGAATTGAACCGCCAATTGGCGACTGTTCGCAAATTTAGTCACGACTATCAGAACATGCTCCTGGGGCTGGGCGGCTACCTGGAGGATCAAGACTACGAGGGCTTTCGCCAGCTTTATATCGACATTCGTTCGGGCTGGGCGACCAGCAACGCCGCTGAGCTGACCGTCGATGACCTGTCGAACATCCCGACGCCGGGCCTACGCTATGAGCTCTACCACAACTACCTGTTAGCCAGGGAAAGCGGTGTCCAGCTCTTCGTTAAGGTTCCCGATCCCTTGACGGCGACGGTCTCAGTACTCAAGGAAATGGTGAAATTGGTAAACCAGACGATTCCCCCCATTCTGCCGAGTATCAGCCACGTTAAACCACCGATGATTACGCTAGAATTGGCTGAAACGCCCACGCTCCTACGGCTATCGCTGACATTTCCAGTACCTGCCGATGCGCAGGTGGATGGCAAGCACCGTGTCGTGGCTGAGAAGGGGGTGCTGGACTTCTCAAAGCTCCAGCGTTCACTGCCGCAAGCGGCCACGAGCACGCTGCAGGTTAAACTACACTGGGGTCAGCTCATCGTTGCCTTACCGAAAGGGTAA
- the greA gene encoding transcription elongation factor GreA, with the protein MAGDFNPITAAGYRDLQKKIAALEADRPEKIAILAEARAHGDLSENAEYSAAKRDLRHLESQLRFFNKQLQYAKVVDPSQDDKVELGKWVTVKFMDDDDQVSYQLVGTQEADLNAGKITRVSPLGKALLGHHPGDTVTIKAPNASYQVTLLAVSLERPA; encoded by the coding sequence ATGGCAGGAGATTTCAATCCCATCACTGCCGCGGGTTACCGCGACCTGCAGAAAAAGATTGCGGCGCTTGAGGCGGACCGTCCGGAAAAGATTGCGATTCTGGCGGAAGCCCGGGCCCACGGCGACCTCTCGGAAAATGCGGAATATTCCGCGGCTAAACGCGATCTACGGCACTTGGAGAGCCAATTAAGATTCTTCAATAAGCAACTGCAATACGCCAAGGTCGTTGACCCCAGCCAAGACGACAAGGTGGAGCTGGGTAAATGGGTCACCGTCAAGTTCATGGACGATGACGATCAGGTCAGCTACCAGCTCGTGGGGACGCAGGAGGCCGACCTAAACGCTGGTAAAATCACCCGCGTGTCGCCGTTGGGCAAGGCCTTACTGGGCCATCATCCGGGAGACACCGTGACCATCAAGGCGCCGAACGCCAGCTATCAGGTCACCTTACTGGCGGTAAGTTTGGAGCGGCCCGCGTAA
- a CDS encoding ABC transporter permease, translating into MAENFEQHSDISAADLARLTQEAQAEATPSTAKIIWSEFKADKPAMAALIIIVGFILFVMIGALFINTPKMMETNIMGYFNQPFTADYWLGADSAGRSVAKQLIVGSRNSIGIAIGLTVISSTFGICWGLISGYFNGYIDWGMQRIYDFMMMLPMTMMIIVLVTIIPHYNSVTLTFIFSIFYWEGTSRLIRSRTLAEAEKDYVAASKASGTSHWKIIFREIMPNISSLIIVDCTLSFAENIGVETGLSYLGFGLPSQTPSLGTMIANANDPNNITQYWWTWFPAALEIIILCLSISYVGQVLRRAADSSQRQGSIN; encoded by the coding sequence ATGGCAGAAAATTTCGAACAACACTCAGATATTTCCGCGGCTGATTTAGCCCGGCTGACCCAGGAAGCGCAGGCTGAGGCCACGCCTTCCACGGCTAAAATTATCTGGAGTGAATTCAAGGCGGACAAGCCCGCCATGGCGGCACTCATCATTATCGTTGGGTTCATCCTCTTCGTGATGATTGGGGCGCTGTTCATCAACACGCCTAAGATGATGGAAACCAACATCATGGGTTACTTCAATCAACCGTTCACCGCTGACTATTGGCTCGGCGCCGATTCGGCGGGACGGTCAGTGGCTAAACAACTGATCGTTGGCTCCCGAAACTCCATTGGGATTGCCATTGGGCTGACCGTAATTTCATCGACCTTTGGGATTTGCTGGGGGTTAATCTCCGGTTACTTCAACGGTTACATCGACTGGGGCATGCAACGGATTTATGACTTCATGATGATGTTGCCGATGACCATGATGATCATCGTTTTGGTCACCATCATCCCCCACTACAACTCCGTCACCTTGACGTTCATCTTCTCCATCTTCTACTGGGAAGGCACGTCTCGGTTGATTCGGTCGCGAACATTAGCCGAAGCGGAGAAGGACTACGTGGCCGCCTCTAAGGCCTCCGGAACCAGTCATTGGAAGATTATCTTTAGAGAAATCATGCCCAACATTTCGTCGCTCATCATCGTTGACTGTACCCTTTCCTTCGCCGAAAACATCGGGGTTGAAACTGGGCTATCCTACCTGGGCTTCGGGCTACCGAGCCAGACACCATCGTTAGGGACGATGATCGCCAACGCCAATGATCCAAACAACATCACCCAATACTGGTGGACTTGGTTCCCGGCGGCGTTAGAAATTATTATTCTCTGTCTATCAATCAGCTACGTTGGTCAAGTGCTCCGCCGCGCTGCAGATTCATCACAACGTCAAGGCTCAATCAACTAG